The Salvelinus sp. IW2-2015 unplaced genomic scaffold, ASM291031v2 Un_scaffold3590, whole genome shotgun sequence genomic sequence gagagcgcgagaagagagcgcgagagagagcgcgagagagagcgcgagagagagcgcgaagagagagcgcgagagagagcgcgagagagagcgcgagagagagcgcgagagagagcgcgagagagcacgcgagagagcgcgagatgaggcgcgagagagagcgcgagagagagcggcgagagagagcgcgagcgagagagagcgagaggagagcgagagagagccgagagagcgcgagagagcgcgagagagagcgcgagagagagcgcgagagagagcgcgagagagagcgcgagagagagccgcgagagagagcgcgagcgagagagagcgagagagagcgagagagagcgagagagcagcgagagagagcgcgagagagagcgagagagagcgcgagagagagcgcgagagagagcggagagagagcgcgagagagagcgcgagagagagagcgagagagagcgagagagagcgagagagatagtgATAGTGAGAGAGAGTTAGTTAGTGAGAGAAATCAAGATACAAGCAGACAAAAAGAAAGCACTAGATGTTTACTGACCTCTGTGTTGAAGGAGTCTCCTGATTCGTCCTCCTGGCTAAATGGGTGTGGCTCCGGGCTAGgaccctcccctccttcctcgcCAACGAACTCATCCAGAGTGACCAATTCTTGAAGGTCTGCCTCATTTATTCCGCACTCCTgatccctctcaccctcctctcctctctcatccccatcACCTCCAATCTCATCCAGAGTCACCAACCATTCCATATCCGCACCGAACCTCTCCTTCTCTTTGCTCCTCTCCCGCTCtgtactcctcctctccttccctctcgccTTCTCCCATTCCCTCACTCGCTGTTTCTCCTTCGCCAGTTCCTGTTTCTTCATCAGCTCTTCCTCTTCGGCAGCGTCGTCAGGGTAACTCTCTTCTTCCTCACTCACCTCATCCAAAGAGACAAGGTTAGTCTTTTTGTGGGTACCTCCCTCAACTCTCTCTGACTCCACTGTAGGGGTCTGTACCTTCTCAAGGGTTTGGGGTATCTTCTTACCATCCTCCTTCTTTTGAAGTGTCATATTACCCTTACCCTTTTTGTAACCCTCTTTTTGTGGTTTTGAGGTACCCTTAGATTCAGTAGTATGGTTGTCCAGAGCTTCTGTCATATCCACCTGATCATCGACAGAGTCCAGGATATGGAACCCTTCCAACTCTCTGGGTAGAGAATCTCTTCGGTCTTCGACAGAGTCCAGGATGTGGAAAGCAGATTCTTCTTCGTCTTGGCGTTCCTCTAGAGTAGTTTGGCGCTCCTGGGATCCCGTAGATTCAGAGGCTGTGTCATCCACAGTTTCGTTGAGTATCTGTAAACCTCCATCTTCTTCGGGTACTTTGTCAACAAGTGATTGGGGCACTTGGTGACCCGACACCGTCTCAAACTCTCGTAGTTCTAGGGTTGTATGAAGGTCTTGCTCCTTGGCTGCGGAAGACGGATCAGGCAAACCAGGCTCCAGTGGACAGCCTTCATTCTGAGCCTTGCTACCCAGAATCGAGTCCCTTTTTTTAGCCTGGGCCTTCTCCTCGTTCCCGCCTACCTCTGGAGGTTTTTCAGCTGTAGTCTCCATATCAATCTCTGACCCAGCACTTTCTACTTCCTTGTTCGCCGGCAATGCAGTGTCCAACACTGACACCTTGTGGTCGGATGACGGTAACATACCCTCAGCCATTGGCTGAGACAGAAGCTCCACGGGAAGAGGCTCCGCCTCCATCCCGACTGTGGGGTCATCGTCAGTGACAGTTTCTCGGGTTTCTGCGGCTTCCTTTGCTACAACAGCAGCTGCAGCTGATGACCTGGTCTTGCGTCCAGAGGTGACAATTTCTCGGGTTTCTGCGGCTTCCGTTGATACAACAGCAGCTGATGACCTGGTCTTGCGTCCAGAGGTGACAGGTGGTTGAGGTTTTGCCGGCTGCGTTTTTTTGGCTGTTGCGGCTTGTCGTGGAGTCTTCTGTCCAGGGGTGGTAGAGGTAGATGAGGATGGGGTGGGAGTGCTTTTGGACGGGGGTGTCTCTTTCTCCTGGCTAGACTTCATAGTAGAAATTGGGGTATCAGGGGTACCCCTCTTGCGTTTGGATGATCGTTCCGACCTTTCATAGGCGCCATCTTGGGTATTGGGTGATGAAGATGATGACTCTGGTGGGTTGGTGTTGTCCGCCTCATCCCCTTCCACCTCGTCCACGGTGACGAACTCATCCATYTTGAACTGGTCCAGGTCGAATGGGTTGGCGTCGGACGTGAACTCATCCGCCACGTAGCCAACACCCTGTGGTACGAGAGGAGGATGYATCCACGGAATTAATCAATCGATCGATTTTCCAGAAGTTCAACACAACTGCTGTACTTTGAATCAGATGTATGTAAGAGAGCAATGTCTAAATGAGAACCAAACACAACATCTTGCTACAACAGATTGTAATGGTTTGGATTCTGTACATTACTATTTGAATGGTGTGTTTTTATAAATCTGACGCTCACCTTTCTCTCTGCTGCCTCCGTATCTCTAGACTCACTGCTAGAGGACTGGCTGGTTCTACTACGGTGGCTCTGTGGGACAAACAGAAACATTAAATCACTGCTAGAGGACTGGCTGGTTGCTACCTACGGGTGGCTCTGTGGGACAAACAGAAACATTAAATCACTGCTAGAGGACTGGCTGATTCTACTACGGTGGCTCTGTGGGACAAACAGAAACATTAAATCACTGCTAGAAGACTGGCTAAATCTACTACGGTAAATCTCAGAAACAGAAAGAAATCATGTTAACATCTCATTTAGGCTTTTAACAACAGCTGAACTTAAGGATATAACCTGAATATGAAAAAATACATCCACCATCACTCCTGCTGTCTCCTTCTCTTACttcgtctctctccctggctcccgTACCGTCTGCTCCTCCTCCCCTACCTCCTTTCTTACCTTGCTCCTCTCRtcctcctctttcctccccttcttcttggcGGGACTGCCGTCCTGTCTGTTGCTTCTGCAGGAGCCAGAAGAAGAGCTAGAGGAGTCYCCGTGTCTCGACGTCGGAGGACCCTGCTCCTCCTCGCTTCTATGCCTGGAAGAGTCTATCTTTTCTGGGGAAGAATGGTGCCTGCGCCGGCCTCTTSCTCCAAAGCCTTGGGTcttcccctggttcttctctggTTGTCCAGAGCCTGAAGGTGGTTTCTTTGCTCCTTCTGTCTGCGTTGTGGTCTTCTTCGCTGGTGTGGTTGGAGGCTTTTTATCGGTCTGTGACTTCGCAGGTTGTAGCTTTTTCTTCTTGTCGGAAACAGCAGGTCTATTTCTCTCCTCGTTTTGAGTCTGTGTCGGTGTCRCCGTCTTCTCTCCWGTCTTCTTCTCTGGTTGAGCTGGGGCCTGGTTCAGTTCTCCAGCCGGGGTCTtggtctccctcttctccccggCTACAGAGCTCTTCTTGTCGGATAGAGGCTTGCCCTGGCTCTTCTCTCCCTGGTCCCGTCTTCGTTCCTCAGCTAGTTTCTCCATGCGGTGTTGGTGCACTGCTGCCTCCAGGGCCTTCAGGATGTCCTGAGTCACCGGAGTGAAGTCTAACCGTTTGTCTTTAACtttaacagacactgggagagctACGGGGACAGAGGCTGATGTTACCGGTGTTCGCGCCGGTACAGAACCAGCAACGGCGTCAGAGTCGACGGGATTGATGACATCGTTTGCGTCAACGTCGTCGGTAGCAGCGRGAACGGTAGCGGTTGCTACGGTTTCTCCATTCTCGCCATCCGGTTTTGCAGCCACGACAGCAACGGTTCGGCTTTGGTCGTTGTTYGTCGTCATCGGGTCATCGGGCTCCGTGACGACCGGACCGGGTTCCGTTGCGGTCGCGTCGGAGTCTATCGCTATGGCGTCACGGGACTGGATGGCGCTTACGTCATGTCCCGGTTGTTCGGTAACCACAGGCTGAGTGGCAGAGATGGCCGTAGCACTGGTGGCGGTAGTAGTAGTGTCATCGGTAGTGATTGCGGCAGGAACAGGTTTAACAGGTGTTGCTGCACCTTTAGGTTTGTTGCCTTGGACCGCCTTTTTCTTGGCTTTGGTGCTGAAATGACAAACATTAAGACGTAAATCACAGTAAGTGATGTTGACACGCAAATCCAAGTCTAAATGTAGGAGTAACAACATAAATGGCCGAGAGTTGTTCCCTGAACAGGAAAAACTCTGAGCCCTAGTTGTATCCAACAGGGAAAAATGGACAGTGCTTAGTAGAGGACTTCACGGGTCCAAAAAGGACAGGCATCATTTATTCTATTTCATATTAAAAAGGCCCGTTTTCGAACAgacccgaggacaactagacACCCTCCATATAGATCTGATCCAGACCCAGTCTGATCCAATACCAGCGAAGGAAACACCAGAACAGTCCTTTTTAAGCTACTTTATGAACTGGAGTTGATAAAGCacgagggaggggtagagggacgagaccctctagcagggggccgtgctgtgtgagagaggaggtagagagaggagaccctctagcagggggccgtgctgtgtgagagaggagtagagagagagaccctctagcaggggggccgtgctgtgtgagagaggaggtagagagaggagaccctctagcaggggccgtgctgtgtgagagaggaggtagagagaggagaccctctagcaggggccgtgctgtgtgagagaggaggtagagagaggagaccctctagcagggggccgtgctgtgtgagagaggaggtagagaggagaccctctagcaggggccgtgctgtgtgagagaggaggtagagaggagaccctctagcagggggccgtgctgtgtgagaggagaggtaggaggagaggagacctctagcagggggccgtgctgtgtgagagaggaggtagagagaggagaccctctagcagggggccgtgctgtgtgagagaggaggtagagagaggagaccctctagcagggggccgtgctgtgtgagaggaggtagagagaggagcctctagcagggggccgtgctgtgtgagagaggaggtagagagaggagcctctagcaggggccgtgctgtgtgagagaggaggtagagagaggagaccctctagcagggggccgtgctgtgtgagagaggaggtagagagaggagaccctctagcagggggccgtgctgtgtgagagaggaggtagagagaggagaccctctagcagggggccgtgctgtgtgagagaggaggtagagagaggagacctctagcagggggccgtgctgtgtgagagaggaggtagagagaggagacctctagcagggggccgtgctgtgtgagagaggaggtagagagaggagaccctctaggcagggggccgtgctgtgtgtgagagggaggtagagagaggagaccctctagcagggggccgtgctgtgtgagagaggaggtagagagagagacctctagcagggggccgtgctgtgtgagaggaggtagagagaggagaccctctagcagggggccgtgctgtgtgtgagaggaggtagagagaggagacctctagcagggggccgtgctgtgtgagagaggaggtagagagaggagaccctctagcagggggccgtgctgtgtgagagaggtagagagaaggagaccctctagcaggggcccgtgctgtgtgagagaggaggtagagagaggagaccctctagcagggggccgtgctgtggtgagagaggaggtagagagaggagaccctctaggcagggggccgtgctgtgtgagagaggaggtgagagagagagaccctctagcagggggccgtgctgtgtgaagagaggaggtagagagaggagaccctcTAGCAGGGGGCGTGCTGTgtgaagaggaggtagagagaggagaccctctagcagggggccgtgctgtgtgtgagaggaggtagagagaggagaccctctagcagggggccgtgctgtgtgtgagaggaggtagagagaggagacctctagcagggggccgtgctgtgtgtgagagaggtaggagagagtagagaggagaccctctagcagggggccgtgctgtgtgagagaggaggtagaagagagagaccctctagcagggggccgtgctgtgtggagagaggagagtagagagaggaagggtagaggggagaccctctagcaggggccgtgctgtgtgagaagaggtagagagggagaccctctagcagggggccgtgctgtgtgagagaggaggtagagagaggagaccctctagcagggggccgtgctgtgttagagggaggtagagagagaggtagagagaggagacctctagcaggggccgtgctgtgtgagagaggaggtagagagaggaggtaagagagagggaccctctagcagggggccgtgctgtgtgtgagaggaaggtagagagaggagacctctctagcagggggccgtgctgtgtgagagaggaggtagagagaggagaccctctagcaggggccgtgctgtgttgagaggaggtagagagaggagaccctctagcagggggccgtgcgtgtgtgagagaggaggtagagagaggagaccctctagcagggggccgtgctgtgtgagagaggaggtagagagagagaccctctagcaggggccgtgctgtgtgagagaggaggtagagagaggagaccctctagcagggggccgtgctgtgtgagagaggaggtagagagaggagaccct encodes the following:
- the LOC112076132 gene encoding nucleolar protein dao-5 isoform X1 — encoded protein: MLVKVKHPPQPQPPAKKTPVTGTKAKKKAVQGNKPKGAATPVKPVPAAITTDDTTTTATSATAISATQPVVTEQPGHDVSAIQSRDAIAIDSDATATEPGPVVTEPDDPMTTNNDQSRTVAVVAAKPDGENGETVATATVXAATDDVDANDVINPVDSDAVAGSVPARTPVTSASVPVALPVSVKVKDKRLDFTPVTQDILKALEAAVHQHRMEKLAEERRRDQGEKSQGKPLSDKKSSVAGEKRETKTPAGELNQAPAQPEKKTGEKTXTPTQTQNEERNRPAVSDKKKKLQPAKSQTDKKPPTTPAKKTTTQTEGAKKPPSGSGQPEKNQGKTQGFGXRGRRRHHSSPEKIDSSRHRSEEEQGPPTSRHGDSSSSSSGSCRSNRQDGSPAKKKGRKEEDERSKSHRSRTSQSSSSESRDTEAAERKGVGYVADEFTSDANPFDLDQFKMDEFVTVDEVEGDEADNTNPPESSSSSPNTQDGAYERSERSSKRKRGTPDTPISTMKSSQEKETPPSKSTPTPSSSTSTTPGQKTPRQAATAKKTQPAKPQPPVTSGRKTRSSAAVVSTEAAETREIVTSGRKTRSSAAAAVVAKEAAETRETVTDDDPTVGMEAEPLPVELLSQPMAEGMLPSSDHKVSVLDTALPANKEVESAGSEIDMETTAEKPPEVGGNEEKAQAKKRDSILGSKAQNEGCPLEPGLPDPSSAAKEQDLHTTLELREFETVSGHQVPQSLVDKVPEEDGGLQILNETVDDTASESTGSQERQTTLEERQDEEESAFHILDSVEDRRDSLPRELEGFHILDSVDDQVDMTEALDNHTTESKGTSKPQKEGYKKGKGNMTLQKKEDGKKIPQTLEKVQTPTVESERVEGGTHKKTNLVSLDEVSEEEESYPDDAAEEEELMKKQELAKEKQRVREWEKARGKERRSTERERSKEKERFGADMEWLVTLDEIGGDGDERGEEGERDQECGINEADLQELVTLDEFVGEEGGEGPSPEPHPFSQEDESGDSFNTETMVTLDEAGDDHEMEEEQPRKFPEPAQTRDTDDTGQDFVVSKAGFSSVSCVLCSTGVKNNQETHCSSLQHYQNTQV
- the LOC112076132 gene encoding nucleolar protein dao-5 isoform X2, whose translation is MLVKVKHPPQPQPPAKKTPVTGTKAKKKAVQGNKPKGAATPVKPVPAAITTDDTTTTATSATAISATQPVVTEQPGHDVSAIQSRDAIAIDSDATATEPGPVVTEPDDPMTTNNDQSRTVAVVAAKPDGENGETVATATVXAATDDVDANDVINPVDSDAVAGSVPARTPVTSASVPVALPVSVKVKDKRLDFTPVTQDILKALEAAVHQHRMEKLAEERRRDQGEKSQGKPLSDKKSSVAGEKRETKTPAGELNQAPAQPEKKTGEKTXTPTQTQNEERNRPAVSDKKKKLQPAKSQTDKKPPTTPAKKTTTQTEGAKKPPSGSGQPEKNQGKTQGFGXRGRRRHHSSPEKIDSSRHRSEEEQGPPTSRHGDSSSSSSGSCRSNRQDGSPAKKKGRKEEDERSKSHRSRTSQSSSSESRDTEAAERKGVGYVADEFTSDANPFDLDQFKMDEFVTVDEVEGDEADNTNPPESSSSSPNTQDGAYERSERSSKRKRGTPDTPISTMKSSQEKETPPSKSTPTPSSSTSTTPGQKTPRQAATAKKTQPAKPQPPVTSGRKTRSSAAAAVVAKEAAETRETVTDDDPTVGMEAEPLPVELLSQPMAEGMLPSSDHKVSVLDTALPANKEVESAGSEIDMETTAEKPPEVGGNEEKAQAKKRDSILGSKAQNEGCPLEPGLPDPSSAAKEQDLHTTLELREFETVSGHQVPQSLVDKVPEEDGGLQILNETVDDTASESTGSQERQTTLEERQDEEESAFHILDSVEDRRDSLPRELEGFHILDSVDDQVDMTEALDNHTTESKGTSKPQKEGYKKGKGNMTLQKKEDGKKIPQTLEKVQTPTVESERVEGGTHKKTNLVSLDEVSEEEESYPDDAAEEEELMKKQELAKEKQRVREWEKARGKERRSTERERSKEKERFGADMEWLVTLDEIGGDGDERGEEGERDQECGINEADLQELVTLDEFVGEEGGEGPSPEPHPFSQEDESGDSFNTETMVTLDEAGDDHEMEEEQPRKFPEPAQTRDTDDTGQDFVVSKAGFSSVSCVLCSTGVKNNQETHCSSLQHYQNTQV